Within the Anas platyrhynchos isolate ZD024472 breed Pekin duck chromosome 33, IASCAAS_PekinDuck_T2T, whole genome shotgun sequence genome, the region tagccccctgtagccccccgcagccccctatagccccccacagccccccgccgcccccccccaccccccccaattctccccccacccccccttatCCCGCTCCTCACGTTCCGGTCCACGATGTCCCGGCCctggctggccaagctgctgccgTAGGCGGCGGCCAGGCTGGACACGGGCTCGGCCaggaaggcggcggcgggggggggcaggcgggatgCGGAGgacgccgggggggccgccgggggggccccgtaggcccgggccgggccgtggggggggggggcggccccgccgctggtgTCGTCGAAGAGCGGCCGCGGCTCCGCCATccgcggaggggccgggcccgggccgcggcgcttgggggctgcggggagaggagagggggggtcaggggggggtcgggggagggggggggcgccggggggtccgcaccgagccccgccgccgctcccgggggCTCCATGGCGCTTCCGCTTCCGGTCACGTGAGGAGCGCGGGAGGAAGCTGTtggcggagcggcggggcggggccggaagtgGCGGTTGCCATGGGGACGGGCGCGCGGGGCCGTGACGTCAGCAAGGGTGTGATGTCAGCAAGGCCACCGTGCCACCAAGGTgatgacgtcaccaaggccaccacgtcaccaaagccatgatggcaaccaaagccatgacgtcaccaaggccaccatgtccccagggccaccacgtccccatagcccccatggccccatagcccccacggccccatatccaccatgtccccagcgccatcttatccccaaggccaccacgtccccaaggccacacggtggccgtggtggccctagggctgtccctgaggtgtcgtggccatttcctggccacggcggccatcttgtccccaaggccaccatgtccccatggccaccacatccccatggccaccatgtctccgtggccaccatgtccccaggatgaccatgtccccatatccaccatgtccccatggccaccacgtccccaaggccacacggtggcccagggggggctgctgctgctgggcaccctggggctctgggtgctggaggggggggcgcggaccctcgggaccccccccgggaccctcaACGCCTCCGGGACCCCGCGGTGGGACCTGGCCTccgccttcttcttctccaccaccCTGCTCACCACTGTGGGTaaggagcccccccgcccccaaatcgggaccccccc harbors:
- the LOC140000111 gene encoding protein YIF1B-like isoform X3, which translates into the protein MEPPGAAAGLAPKRRGPGPAPPRMAEPRPLFDDTSGGAAPPPHGPARAYGAPPAAPPASSASRLPPPAAAFLAEPVSSLAAAYGSSLASQGRDIVDRNCCRYGVAEGERERSLLDAVPRGL
- the LOC140000111 gene encoding protein YIF1B-like isoform X4, with protein sequence MEPPGAAAGLAPKRRGPGPAPPRMAEPRPLFDDTSGGAAPPPHGPARAYGAPPAAPPASSASRLPPPAAAFLAEPVSSLAAAYGSSLASQGRDIVDRNSLLSGGFRTTANN
- the LOC140000111 gene encoding protein YIF1B-like isoform X2, translating into MEPPGAAAGLAPKRRGPGPAPPRMAEPRPLFDDTSGGAAPPPHGPARAYGAPPAAPPASSASRLPPPAAAFLAEPVSSLAAAYGSSLASQGRDIVDRNHSLHHGLEEADGVLLHLAGRLAGRRTGGISALAWLM
- the LOC140000111 gene encoding protein YIF1B-like isoform X5 encodes the protein MEPPGAAAGLAPKRRGPGPAPPRMAEPRPLFDDTSGGAAPPPHGPARAYGAPPAAPPASSASRLPPPAAAFLAEPVSSLAAAYGSSLASQGRDIVDRNRQTAPL